The following proteins come from a genomic window of Oceanispirochaeta sp. M1:
- a CDS encoding uroporphyrinogen decarboxylase family protein, translated as MTGRERILAVLNKQVPDRIPVTFFVQEEYLSWFYPERKNISRVSDAVDCARHYGFDIITRDNKYTKPYWLNKSYPNWEVQEETWIENDIYYRKTAIKTPGGTLDQIETAPNDPRILKGVHFHMQDYLLKSVESFEIFKKYFPEIDKRELEERRERARYSKNIIGDLGITCPWGIGGVYNSVSSYRNIQELLMDPYIQPDFYHDLMDFFTKWIVKDYQIMTETEFDALGIQGNIANGALMGDDFFSQYILPYEKRISDTIRSGGKFSIYHNCGYAHNLYKSYRELGIDVWETVAPSPMGDNNLREARNFFGEDLILSGNLDQVNFLKRATPDEIRETVKEIMCQGKKGGAFLFSASDYLEPETPEENIKAAVSAAIEWGGLK; from the coding sequence ATGACTGGAAGAGAAAGAATCCTGGCGGTTCTGAATAAGCAAGTCCCGGATCGCATCCCTGTTACCTTCTTCGTTCAGGAAGAATACCTTTCCTGGTTTTATCCTGAACGAAAGAATATAAGTAGGGTTTCAGATGCGGTGGACTGTGCCCGCCATTATGGTTTTGACATAATAACAAGAGACAATAAATACACCAAACCATACTGGCTGAATAAATCTTATCCGAACTGGGAAGTCCAAGAGGAGACTTGGATTGAAAATGACATTTATTACAGAAAAACTGCTATCAAAACACCCGGCGGTACACTGGACCAGATAGAAACAGCCCCGAATGATCCTCGGATTCTGAAGGGCGTACATTTTCATATGCAGGACTATCTACTCAAAAGTGTAGAATCCTTCGAAATCTTTAAAAAGTACTTTCCAGAGATAGATAAGAGAGAACTTGAGGAACGACGGGAAAGAGCCCGCTACAGTAAAAACATAATCGGAGACCTTGGAATTACCTGCCCCTGGGGTATAGGTGGAGTCTATAACTCTGTTTCCAGTTATAGAAATATTCAAGAACTGTTAATGGACCCTTATATTCAGCCTGATTTTTATCATGATCTGATGGATTTTTTTACAAAATGGATTGTGAAGGATTACCAGATTATGACAGAAACAGAATTCGATGCTCTGGGAATTCAGGGTAATATTGCCAATGGGGCCCTGATGGGAGATGACTTTTTTTCCCAATATATTCTCCCCTATGAAAAGAGAATCAGCGACACAATCAGATCTGGAGGAAAATTTTCAATTTACCATAACTGCGGTTATGCCCACAATCTATATAAAAGCTACAGGGAGCTGGGGATCGATGTCTGGGAAACCGTGGCGCCCTCACCCATGGGTGATAATAATCTGCGAGAGGCACGTAATTTTTTCGGAGAGGATCTCATCCTCTCTGGAAATCTGGATCAGGTAAACTTTCTTAAAAGGGCCACTCCTGATGAGATCAGAGAAACTGTAAAAGAGATCATGTGTCAGGGTAAAAAAGGAGGCGCTTTTTTATTCTCTGCATCAGATTATCTGGAACCGGAAACACCCGAAGAAAATATAAAAGCGGCCGTTTCGGCAGCAATTGAGTGGGGAGGACTGAAATGA
- a CDS encoding DUF917 domain-containing protein: MRILNEKAIEHMALGASLLGTGGGGDPHIGKLMALDAVRKYGPVTLLSADELPDDALIVPSAMMGAPVVIIEKLPNGQEFIHAFKGLEGVLGKKVYATIPIEAGGVNSMIPIAVAAQLGIPLVDADGMGRAFPELQMVTYHLDDIPASPMVIADEKGNTVILNTITNKWAEDLARVLTVSMGASVMISIYPMTGRQVKESAILNIMSFSEDIGRIIMEGREKNVLPLEEILETTKGHALFKGKITDVERKLEGGFNRGLCKLSGVDDYKDMSMDIDFQNENLVAARDGHIVATVPDLICIVDLDTMVPITTESLKYGQRVLVLGIPCDSKWRSPKGLETVGPRYFGYDLDYVEIEKLAETKEPLP; the protein is encoded by the coding sequence ATGCGAATTCTTAATGAAAAAGCGATTGAACATATGGCCCTCGGGGCTTCTCTTCTAGGTACCGGAGGGGGAGGAGATCCCCATATAGGGAAATTGATGGCATTAGATGCGGTGCGTAAGTACGGACCGGTTACCCTTTTATCAGCAGACGAGCTGCCTGATGATGCTTTGATCGTACCCTCTGCCATGATGGGTGCTCCCGTTGTAATTATTGAAAAGCTCCCTAATGGACAGGAATTTATTCATGCATTCAAGGGGCTGGAAGGAGTGCTTGGGAAAAAGGTCTATGCCACCATCCCCATTGAAGCGGGAGGCGTGAACTCCATGATTCCCATTGCTGTTGCAGCCCAGTTGGGAATCCCCCTGGTAGATGCTGATGGTATGGGAAGAGCTTTTCCTGAGCTGCAGATGGTTACTTATCATCTGGATGATATTCCTGCCAGTCCCATGGTCATAGCCGATGAGAAGGGTAATACGGTTATTCTCAATACCATTACAAATAAATGGGCCGAAGATTTGGCTCGAGTTTTAACCGTGTCCATGGGGGCATCTGTTATGATCAGCATTTATCCCATGACCGGACGTCAGGTAAAAGAATCAGCCATTTTGAACATCATGAGTTTCTCTGAGGATATCGGCCGCATTATTATGGAAGGACGTGAAAAAAATGTCCTGCCTTTAGAGGAAATCCTTGAAACAACTAAGGGTCATGCTTTATTTAAGGGAAAGATCACTGATGTAGAACGAAAGCTGGAAGGCGGATTTAACCGTGGGCTTTGTAAACTCAGCGGAGTAGATGATTACAAAGACATGTCCATGGATATTGATTTCCAGAATGAAAATCTGGTTGCCGCCAGAGACGGTCATATCGTTGCTACAGTTCCCGATCTTATCTGCATTGTGGATCTTGATACCATGGTTCCCATCACAACGGAATCTCTGAAATATGGTCAGAGAGTTCTTGTTCTCGGAATCCCCTGTGATTCTAAATGGCGTAGTCCCAAAGGGCTGGAAACGGTTGGACCACGATACTTCGGATACGATCTTGACTATGTGGAGATTGAGAAATTAGCCGAAACGAAGGAGCCTCTCCCATGA
- a CDS encoding uroporphyrinogen decarboxylase family protein translates to MKDSFDTSKADSQGTKIKRLSVRDFDIQKYQDYESMLLEKCREFTLKEEGVAVYRRFRVPEVYSWACSDKKRSLELQLSALQTSMSFKTDIPNFLEPWYGIGVISSAFGVPYIWKDDQAPAVDGQFKTAKEALSHRLCSVAESREGKHVLEMIEYFLDQTKGKIPMSLTDTQSPLNIASSYLMDSTAFMYEIYDNPDDLKELMIVIAEMEKDFIQKQLDLIGDALVKPGHGFASARNFSGLGFSDDNFLMFSDEDYKSFAIDSMVKVSEQFAGPVFHSCGNWTERSSLIQSIPSLLMADGAVGNQTDPSPNDPTQLGRDFADTGIILHTRIVGNSEIVSHNFNKLWRTGLKCIVATYCETPEDQFEAYASIMSISQK, encoded by the coding sequence ATGAAAGACAGCTTTGATACATCTAAGGCCGATTCACAGGGAACAAAAATCAAACGACTCTCTGTAAGGGATTTTGATATACAAAAATACCAGGACTATGAATCTATGCTGCTTGAAAAGTGCCGGGAATTCACTTTGAAGGAAGAAGGAGTCGCCGTATACAGAAGATTCAGGGTCCCTGAAGTCTATTCCTGGGCTTGCTCAGATAAAAAACGATCCCTGGAACTGCAATTATCAGCACTGCAGACGAGTATGTCCTTTAAAACAGATATTCCGAATTTTCTGGAACCCTGGTATGGAATTGGTGTCATTTCCAGTGCTTTCGGAGTTCCCTATATATGGAAAGATGATCAGGCACCTGCTGTGGATGGTCAGTTTAAAACAGCAAAAGAAGCATTGAGTCACAGGCTCTGTTCTGTGGCAGAAAGCCGGGAAGGGAAACATGTACTGGAAATGATTGAGTATTTTCTGGATCAGACAAAAGGGAAAATCCCTATGAGTCTGACAGATACACAATCTCCTCTGAATATTGCCTCTTCCTACCTGATGGATTCGACAGCCTTTATGTATGAAATTTATGATAATCCTGATGACTTGAAAGAACTTATGATTGTCATCGCGGAGATGGAAAAGGACTTTATTCAAAAACAATTAGACCTCATCGGAGATGCCCTGGTAAAACCAGGACATGGTTTTGCATCAGCACGGAATTTTTCCGGATTGGGATTCAGTGATGATAATTTCCTGATGTTCAGTGATGAGGATTATAAATCATTTGCCATAGACTCAATGGTAAAGGTATCAGAACAATTTGCAGGTCCCGTATTCCATTCCTGTGGAAACTGGACAGAAAGGTCTTCGCTGATACAGTCTATTCCCTCTCTGCTCATGGCTGATGGGGCCGTGGGAAATCAGACAGATCCATCCCCGAATGATCCGACACAATTGGGAAGGGATTTCGCAGATACAGGGATCATCCTTCATACAAGGATAGTTGGCAATTCTGAAATTGTTTCCCATAACTTTAACAAGCTATGGAGAACCGGGCTCAAGTGCATTGTGGCAACTTACTGCGAAACTCCCGAGGATCAATTTGAGGCATATGCCAGTATCATGAGCATCAGTCAGAAATAA
- a CDS encoding hydantoinase/oxoprolinase N-terminal domain-containing protein has translation MSYKLGIDVGGTNTDAVLIDDQNRILSQIKTPTSEDVMTGINKAVVSVLDQVDIRRDEIGHAMLGTTHSTNAIVTRKNLLKTGVIRIGKPATMCIEPMIDWPVELLEAASCGTYMITGGHEFDGREIFPLDEEEIRQACADMKGKAEAVAITSVFSPVSSAHEDRALAIVKETLGDIPVTVSNEIASIGILERENATILNASLNKVARVMAEGFQKALKEAAVTDAAVYICQNDGTLMNIDYAVEYPILTIACGPTNSIRGASFLSGKEDAIVLDVGGTTSDIGVIKGGFPRESSLAVEIGGARTNFRMPDLNSIGLGGGTIIHQTENDFTIGPESVGYQITDKSLVFGGKILTATDIIVRLGMAEIGDSSLVASIDKEFAQAVFDRMMETVSNGIDRMKLSKDPVPVVLVGGGSVLIGDKIDGVTELIRPESFGVANALGAAISQVSGQIERVYSLDQIPRDEAMEDAKKIATEEAVKAGADESTISIVEVDDVPLAYLPGNATRIRVKAVGFLKQ, from the coding sequence ATGAGCTATAAACTTGGAATTGATGTTGGCGGTACCAACACGGATGCCGTATTGATCGATGATCAGAACCGCATCCTCTCTCAGATAAAAACTCCTACAAGCGAAGATGTGATGACAGGGATAAACAAGGCAGTGGTTTCCGTACTGGATCAGGTCGATATCCGGAGAGATGAGATCGGACATGCCATGCTCGGAACAACTCATTCGACCAATGCAATCGTTACCAGAAAAAACTTGCTTAAAACCGGCGTTATCAGGATCGGAAAGCCTGCCACAATGTGTATTGAGCCTATGATTGACTGGCCCGTAGAACTCCTTGAGGCTGCCAGCTGCGGTACTTACATGATCACAGGAGGTCATGAATTCGACGGAAGAGAGATTTTTCCCCTGGATGAAGAAGAGATCCGTCAGGCCTGTGCCGACATGAAGGGTAAGGCGGAGGCTGTGGCCATCACAAGTGTATTCTCTCCTGTGTCTTCAGCACATGAAGATAGGGCGCTTGCAATTGTGAAAGAGACTCTGGGTGATATTCCTGTGACTGTTTCAAACGAGATTGCCTCAATCGGTATTCTGGAAAGAGAAAATGCCACAATCCTGAATGCATCTCTTAATAAAGTGGCCAGGGTCATGGCAGAAGGTTTTCAAAAAGCTTTGAAAGAAGCAGCTGTTACGGATGCTGCTGTTTATATCTGTCAGAATGACGGAACCCTGATGAATATTGATTATGCAGTGGAGTATCCAATCCTGACCATAGCCTGCGGACCTACAAACAGTATCCGTGGTGCTTCATTCCTCAGTGGGAAAGAGGATGCTATCGTTCTGGATGTCGGCGGGACGACAAGCGATATCGGTGTGATTAAGGGCGGATTTCCCAGGGAGTCCTCTCTGGCTGTCGAAATAGGCGGTGCCAGAACAAACTTCCGGATGCCCGACCTGAATTCAATCGGTCTGGGTGGTGGTACTATAATCCATCAGACAGAAAATGATTTTACCATCGGCCCTGAAAGCGTGGGGTACCAAATTACTGATAAATCATTGGTTTTTGGCGGCAAGATCTTAACCGCAACGGATATTATCGTTCGTTTAGGCATGGCGGAGATTGGAGATTCCTCTCTTGTGGCATCCATTGATAAGGAGTTTGCTCAGGCTGTTTTTGATAGAATGATGGAGACCGTCAGTAACGGAATTGATCGGATGAAACTATCGAAAGATCCTGTCCCTGTCGTACTAGTCGGAGGAGGCAGTGTTCTGATCGGTGATAAGATTGATGGAGTCACAGAGTTGATCCGGCCTGAAAGCTTCGGTGTTGCCAATGCTCTGGGTGCTGCTATTTCTCAGGTGAGCGGTCAGATTGAACGGGTTTATTCTCTTGATCAGATTCCACGGGATGAAGCCATGGAGGATGCCAAAAAAATCGCAACCGAAGAAGCTGTTAAAGCCGGTGCTGATGAATCTACTATTTCTATTGTAGAGGTGGATGATGTCCCTCTTGCCTATCTCCCCGGGAATGCAACCAGGATAAGGGTTAAGGCCGTAGGGTTTCTTAAGCAGTAA
- a CDS encoding AraC family transcriptional regulator, with the protein MILIYILGNVVAPAFSGLTLSIFAAYFIFTHSLTTTASRYFVVYLLSFGLFVMLRPVQLYMGPHPIPVIINSFRSLLFLGLATPALTIANLNFKFPIKKKVLYSIWIFSLTLGLIYILFNFLGVKGSRIAYFSIGLPAYEPYLPERFPPFYSREVTIMTYIVSGLMISASSFNLFNLHIFKKRKETKTERKFVFFGLGSCILGGSIILGVLLKSWWIYYMASLFSTLIAGYGIIIDIREIQLKVNRTLPYVKEELTNLIRFQPGRQEELVELFHILELNTRINTFIVMEYKGHINGLDQLDIIDRIIRDIEPLLAETSGEGCSFLIPIGRYKLGICLYLSQKNEASLEFCEKILNKFSTEKNLTTSFGIGRTGLDMNDLSDSYHDAITAQAYSSFYNKSQIIHINDVEDISNGEKRVVYDLSDLSIAVKTGNIKISFNQFHLYYAWIVKAARGDLDNLKMRAMHLVSAISQDVMTLGIPGYNMAEKSNDFFRELLQIEEQDSLRIALIRIMEETVNAVAKVQKNKLSATLINTKKYIEDHLNENLSGKEIAMAVNMSQSYLINVFKKETGLSLNDYICKMRMTRAKVLLSTTDDPITDIAYDVGFNDSNYFSTVFRKAVGHTPSTYRKLQRN; encoded by the coding sequence ATGATCCTGATTTATATCCTGGGAAATGTTGTAGCTCCGGCATTTTCCGGCCTGACTCTTTCCATTTTTGCAGCATACTTTATTTTTACACACTCATTAACAACGACAGCCAGTCGTTATTTTGTTGTATACCTGCTCTCATTTGGATTATTCGTGATGCTGCGGCCTGTTCAGCTTTATATGGGGCCTCATCCCATTCCTGTTATCATCAATAGTTTTCGTTCACTTCTGTTTCTTGGTCTGGCTACTCCTGCACTGACAATTGCAAACCTGAATTTCAAATTCCCCATTAAAAAAAAGGTACTCTACAGTATCTGGATTTTCTCTCTTACTCTCGGTTTGATTTATATTTTATTTAATTTTCTTGGTGTTAAGGGATCCAGAATTGCCTATTTTTCAATAGGGCTCCCGGCCTATGAACCATATCTTCCAGAACGTTTCCCTCCCTTTTACAGTAGGGAGGTGACAATCATGACATATATTGTCAGTGGACTTATGATAAGTGCAAGCAGTTTCAACCTTTTCAATTTGCATATTTTTAAAAAAAGAAAAGAGACGAAAACAGAGAGGAAATTCGTTTTCTTTGGTCTGGGAAGCTGTATTCTGGGGGGGAGTATTATCCTGGGAGTCTTGCTGAAGTCTTGGTGGATCTATTATATGGCCTCTCTTTTCAGTACCTTGATTGCCGGCTACGGTATTATAATAGACATTAGAGAAATACAGCTGAAAGTGAACCGAACCCTTCCCTATGTGAAAGAGGAGTTAACCAATCTGATCCGATTTCAACCAGGAAGACAGGAAGAACTTGTTGAGCTCTTTCATATATTGGAGCTCAATACCCGTATCAATACTTTTATTGTTATGGAGTATAAGGGACATATTAACGGGCTGGATCAATTAGATATAATTGACAGGATTATCAGAGATATTGAACCTCTTCTGGCCGAAACTTCGGGGGAAGGTTGTTCTTTCCTGATTCCTATAGGCCGATACAAACTGGGAATCTGTCTTTACCTGAGCCAGAAGAATGAAGCATCTCTGGAATTCTGTGAGAAAATTTTAAACAAATTCAGTACTGAAAAAAATTTAACCACCAGTTTTGGTATTGGAAGGACGGGTCTGGATATGAATGATCTTAGTGATTCATATCATGATGCTATAACCGCCCAGGCTTATTCATCCTTTTACAATAAATCCCAAATTATCCATATCAATGATGTTGAAGATATCAGTAATGGTGAAAAGCGGGTAGTTTATGATCTGAGCGATCTCTCGATCGCGGTTAAAACAGGGAATATTAAAATCAGCTTCAATCAATTCCATTTATACTATGCTTGGATAGTAAAAGCAGCTCGTGGGGATCTGGACAATTTAAAAATGAGAGCTATGCATCTTGTCAGTGCGATCTCTCAGGATGTGATGACCTTAGGAATCCCCGGATATAATATGGCAGAAAAAAGTAATGATTTTTTCAGAGAACTTCTTCAAATTGAGGAACAGGATTCCCTCAGAATTGCCCTGATCAGGATTATGGAAGAAACTGTCAATGCCGTGGCCAAGGTCCAAAAGAACAAACTGAGCGCGACTCTTATCAATACAAAGAAGTATATTGAAGATCATCTGAATGAAAATCTATCAGGCAAAGAAATTGCTATGGCTGTAAATATGAGCCAGAGTTATCTTATCAATGTTTTTAAAAAAGAAACTGGTCTCTCTCTGAATGATTATATCTGTAAGATGAGGATGACCAGAGCGAAGGTGCTTTTATCCACAACAGATGATCCAATTACTGATATAGCTTATGATGTAGGATTTAATGATTCCAATTATTTTTCAACAGTGTTCAGAAAAGCAGTAGGTCACACTCCTTCTACGTATAGAAAATTACAAAGGAATTAG
- a CDS encoding TRAP transporter small permease, translating into MNMENKEWVNKRRILPDELEGKSWDYKIINAICVFFLTVMVLDVSIIVAGRFIFHKTPGWGVPVALFCVIWFSLLSPANALADDRHLRVSYFLDRFSEELRSIMNFLFYTIFFGIALFMIIKGVGLTLQTRGSIIPGLNISQSFRYAAIPVSGIALFLVTLRKCLRKDRI; encoded by the coding sequence ATGAATATGGAAAATAAGGAATGGGTCAATAAAAGAAGGATACTGCCCGACGAATTAGAAGGGAAATCCTGGGACTATAAAATCATCAATGCAATATGTGTCTTTTTCCTGACAGTTATGGTCCTGGATGTCTCCATCATTGTGGCAGGACGTTTCATCTTTCATAAGACACCCGGATGGGGAGTCCCTGTTGCTCTATTCTGTGTTATCTGGTTTTCCCTCCTCAGTCCGGCTAATGCACTTGCCGATGATCGCCATCTTCGGGTCAGTTACTTTCTTGATCGCTTCTCAGAAGAACTTCGGAGCATAATGAATTTTCTGTTTTATACAATTTTTTTCGGAATTGCTCTTTTTATGATCATTAAGGGTGTAGGACTGACCTTGCAGACCAGAGGAAGTATTATCCCCGGTTTGAATATCTCTCAGTCCTTTCGCTATGCCGCCATCCCGGTCAGCGGGATTGCCCTGTTTTTAGTCACCCTCAGAAAATGTTTAAGAAAGGACAGAATATGA
- a CDS encoding TRAP transporter large permease, which yields MFKKGQNMTTEALKPFIHIKKRRAYRIGTVLFALTLIVLYYLGWKENTDMMYSDNQKIIATLMLVLSFMVLTFTGLQIAYSVLIAAIITTFYLGLPLKIVAQNMLKGIDSYALLAAPFFMVAGEIMGSGGISTRLIRLSRSLVGWIRGGLAHVNIVSSMFFGGISGSSAADTASIGTIMIPMMEKEGYDTDFATAVTMASSVQGILIPPSHNMVLYALAVGSVSIGKLFLGGMIPGIFLGIALMIYSYIISVKKNYPKDHRFDIKEMILAAKDAIWGLITVLIVVVGVIGGIFTATESAAIAVVWAFIVTFFIYREISFKSFYQIMTRALKTLSIVMILVACAKAFGYVVAYLQIPTMVANGLLSLSDNKYIILLLINLLMLVLGMIMDMASLILILAPILAPVAVQLGIDPVHFGVIMILNLGIGLITPPVGSTLFIGSAIAGIPIEKVAKSMLPFFIVMLLTLMVVTYVPIVVMGLPNLLMP from the coding sequence ATGTTTAAGAAAGGACAGAATATGACCACGGAAGCCTTAAAGCCATTTATACATATAAAGAAAAGAAGAGCCTACAGAATAGGAACAGTCCTTTTTGCTCTGACTCTGATTGTACTCTATTATTTGGGATGGAAAGAGAATACCGATATGATGTATTCGGACAACCAGAAGATCATTGCGACTCTCATGCTGGTTCTCTCCTTTATGGTACTGACTTTCACCGGTCTACAGATTGCCTACTCCGTTTTGATTGCTGCCATCATCACAACCTTTTATCTGGGACTGCCTCTGAAAATAGTGGCTCAGAATATGCTGAAAGGAATTGACAGTTACGCCCTTCTGGCAGCTCCATTTTTTATGGTAGCCGGAGAAATCATGGGTTCCGGTGGAATTTCTACACGACTGATTCGTCTTTCCCGAAGTCTTGTAGGTTGGATACGGGGAGGTCTGGCTCATGTGAATATTGTATCCAGCATGTTTTTCGGAGGTATCTCCGGTTCTTCTGCAGCCGATACAGCCTCCATCGGGACAATAATGATTCCTATGATGGAAAAAGAGGGGTATGACACAGATTTTGCAACCGCTGTCACCATGGCAAGCTCCGTTCAGGGGATTCTTATACCACCGAGTCACAATATGGTCCTTTATGCATTGGCCGTCGGTTCGGTCTCTATCGGAAAACTTTTTCTGGGAGGTATGATTCCCGGAATCTTTCTTGGTATCGCTCTGATGATTTACTCCTACATTATCTCTGTGAAAAAGAATTACCCTAAGGATCACCGTTTTGATATAAAAGAGATGATATTGGCCGCTAAGGATGCCATCTGGGGCCTGATTACTGTATTAATTGTTGTTGTGGGTGTGATAGGTGGGATTTTTACGGCTACCGAATCTGCAGCCATTGCCGTTGTCTGGGCCTTTATTGTGACTTTTTTTATCTATAGAGAGATATCGTTCAAGTCTTTCTATCAAATCATGACCAGAGCCCTCAAAACCCTTTCTATCGTTATGATCCTGGTAGCCTGTGCCAAAGCATTCGGCTATGTCGTAGCCTATCTTCAGATTCCCACCATGGTTGCCAACGGACTTTTGTCCTTATCTGATAACAAATATATCATTCTCCTGCTGATAAACCTGCTTATGCTTGTACTGGGAATGATTATGGATATGGCTTCGTTAATCCTGATTCTGGCACCGATTCTGGCTCCTGTGGCGGTCCAATTAGGGATAGATCCCGTGCATTTCGGTGTCATAATGATTCTAAATCTGGGAATCGGTTTGATTACTCCCCCTGTTGGAAGCACACTCTTCATTGGAAGCGCCATAGCGGGGATACCCATAGAAAAAGTTGCGAAATCGATGCTGCCCTTTTTCATCGTTATGCTTCTCACACTGATGGTTGTGACCTATGTACCCATCGTTGTCATGGGTCTGCCAAATCTGCTGATGCCCTGA